The following proteins are co-located in the Candidatus Tiamatella incendiivivens genome:
- a CDS encoding prolyl oligopeptidase family serine peptidase — protein MLNKCNKLDSHSGPSSLELSECSGGGLTSEYARILDEVIGLLNIEMYSGVGVGSGDRLVLMGLREGAVNAYSFDGSMLSKLNKDPISGIARVPYGSMQAVLTRDVSHGREQHLIYTVNLDEPGNEKALVGMEPARVLGVVYDDHRIVYSASTAVENALFLAGNGMKKISTLPGFAMVSDIHDKYAVGVGLLEPASGRFQAFVADLDTGKINVCKRIDGNALTARFSPEGWVLIAIEGPAMAELVKLDSETMKAEKLELPGKDLEVYEPRSYNYVGFLPDGRLVVVGRKNGRTKVFINGSAIDVPEGTHGGVFKWKDKLVLTHTSLRNPARIIDTGGEVVLSGEIPQYIYEALGSSEFHLVESFDGSQVATFTVESKRGGKPGPTVVLVHGGPFSEDADVWDFFAASLALAGYNVVKANYRGSTGYGDQWRMKIIGDPCGGELKDIVSASEWASKTGLASDLYIMGYSYGGYMTMCALTRNPRLYTAGVAGASIVDWKRMYELSDAAFKSFIQMMFGGKMNLLEERSPITYINDLTDPLMIIHPQNDSRTPLKPVLRFMEEGLDKGKMFEAYIAPDMGHAITKVDDILKILYPAMLFLIRRKKSV, from the coding sequence GGGATAGACTAGTACTTATGGGTTTGAGGGAAGGAGCTGTTAACGCCTACTCATTTGATGGTTCTATGCTCTCTAAACTTAACAAGGATCCGATAAGTGGAATTGCACGTGTACCCTACGGCTCTATGCAAGCTGTTTTAACGAGAGACGTCTCTCACGGAAGAGAACAACACTTGATATACACAGTCAATCTGGACGAACCTGGGAACGAGAAAGCGTTAGTGGGCATGGAGCCTGCCCGTGTATTGGGTGTAGTATATGACGATCACAGGATCGTCTATTCGGCTTCAACCGCTGTTGAGAACGCTTTATTCCTAGCGGGGAACGGTATGAAGAAAATATCGACACTACCTGGTTTCGCAATGGTTTCAGATATCCATGATAAATACGCGGTAGGAGTAGGATTACTTGAGCCTGCATCGGGAAGATTCCAAGCATTTGTAGCTGATCTAGATACGGGCAAGATCAATGTATGTAAGCGAATAGATGGAAATGCTCTCACGGCACGTTTCTCTCCCGAGGGTTGGGTTCTAATTGCAATAGAAGGACCGGCTATGGCAGAGCTAGTGAAGCTTGACTCTGAAACCATGAAAGCTGAGAAACTTGAGCTCCCAGGGAAAGACTTGGAGGTATATGAACCTAGGAGCTATAACTACGTAGGATTCCTGCCTGACGGTAGGCTTGTTGTTGTGGGGAGGAAAAATGGCAGAACCAAAGTATTCATAAATGGCAGTGCTATAGACGTTCCTGAAGGAACTCATGGAGGCGTATTCAAGTGGAAAGACAAGCTCGTCCTAACACATACCAGTTTAAGAAACCCGGCTAGAATAATAGACACAGGTGGAGAGGTTGTACTCTCAGGTGAAATCCCTCAATATATATATGAAGCCCTTGGATCATCCGAGTTCCATCTTGTAGAGAGCTTCGATGGATCCCAAGTCGCTACATTCACAGTTGAAAGCAAGAGGGGAGGAAAACCCGGGCCTACCGTAGTATTAGTCCACGGAGGACCATTCTCTGAGGATGCTGATGTATGGGATTTCTTCGCTGCAAGCCTAGCCCTAGCAGGTTACAATGTTGTTAAAGCCAACTATAGGGGTAGCACGGGATACGGAGATCAGTGGAGGATGAAAATAATCGGTGATCCCTGTGGAGGAGAACTCAAAGATATAGTTAGCGCGTCGGAGTGGGCGAGTAAAACAGGTTTAGCAAGTGATCTCTATATAATGGGTTACAGCTACGGTGGATATATGACTATGTGCGCATTAACTAGGAATCCCAGATTATATACAGCGGGAGTAGCTGGAGCTAGCATTGTCGATTGGAAACGGATGTATGAACTGAGTGATGCTGCATTCAAATCATTTATACAAATGATGTTCGGCGGTAAGATGAATCTACTTGAAGAGAGGAGTCCAATAACTTATATTAACGATCTAACCGATCCGCTAATGATAATTCACCCACAGAACGATTCTAGGACACCGCTCAAGCCAGTCCTCCGCTTCATGGAGGAAGGACTTGATAAAGGAAAGATGTTCGAAGCGTATATAGCACCAGATATGGGTCATGCAATAACAAAGGTGGATGATATATTGAAGATACTTTATCCAGCTATGCTATTCCTCATTCGCCGGAAGAAATCCGTCTAA